A region from the Brachyspira hampsonii genome encodes:
- a CDS encoding tetratricopeptide repeat protein, which produces MLENINNIYDNAAVDEDIKDIIKENNDVIAEKINNLIDINDISYAKKLALELIKKDNKYKYGYLVLIDIYYEENDFKSVIELINNALNFIKDDKDLLENKIEALISTYEYEEAKNVIEKLISLGNADSSVYGQYGILLSMEGKHNDAIEKYKKAISIDNEDVLSMINMSVAYRALYKYDDALNILDRALTINKNDQNIINRINNIKYLINNSKFEIGKLTAIQANPDRFNLMVPETFNASIDGAVLKIESPDNRISIIISYSDKKYDEAAIRELFDGFRSRRGELYSIITPISIKQREEYNDLFAEYIFISKINNNDFFNAIAVVGKVEESIILTISSTVTVSSHLISFAKEVMNSLYFK; this is translated from the coding sequence ATGCTTGAAAATATTAACAATATCTATGATAATGCGGCAGTAGATGAGGATATTAAAGATATCATAAAAGAAAATAATGATGTTATTGCAGAAAAAATTAACAATCTTATAGATATAAATGATATTTCTTATGCCAAAAAATTAGCTTTAGAATTAATAAAAAAAGATAATAAATACAAATACGGATATTTAGTTTTAATTGATATTTACTATGAAGAAAATGATTTCAAGTCTGTAATAGAACTTATTAATAATGCTCTTAATTTTATAAAAGATGATAAGGATTTGCTTGAAAATAAGATAGAGGCCCTTATAAGTACTTATGAATATGAAGAAGCTAAGAATGTAATAGAAAAGCTAATATCTTTAGGTAATGCTGATTCAAGTGTTTACGGACAGTATGGAATTTTACTTTCTATGGAAGGAAAACATAATGATGCTATAGAAAAATATAAAAAAGCCATATCAATAGATAATGAAGATGTTTTATCTATGATTAATATGTCTGTAGCTTATAGGGCATTATATAAATATGATGATGCTTTGAATATTTTAGACAGGGCATTAACTATAAATAAAAATGACCAAAATATTATAAACAGAATAAATAATATAAAATATTTAATAAATAATTCAAAGTTTGAAATAGGAAAATTAACAGCAATACAGGCTAATCCTGACAGATTTAATTTGATGGTTCCTGAGACTTTTAATGCCTCTATAGACGGAGCAGTATTAAAAATAGAAAGTCCTGATAATAGAATATCAATAATAATCAGCTATAGTGATAAAAAATATGATGAAGCTGCTATAAGAGAGCTTTTTGACGGATTTAGAAGCAGGAGAGGGGAGCTTTACTCTATAATTACTCCTATATCCATAAAACAAAGAGAAGAATATAATGATTTATTTGCAGAGTATATATTCATTTCAAAGATAAATAATAATGATTTCTTTAATGCCATAGCGGTAGTTGGTAAGGTAGAAGAGTCTATAATACTTACAATATCATCAACTGTTACAGTAAGCAGTCATTTAATATCATTTGCTAAAGAAGTTATGAATAGTTTGTATTTTAAGTAA
- a CDS encoding GGDEF domain-containing protein, with the protein MNDIIKVINILNEIPEPFSVDGIIKTFEASSKDFIKSFAIYFHKDNTAESRLWYVSENKLVINEKENNREYILSARGNKFGSIIINTDKNKNDILILINYLSIILYSEKLSFLANRDKLTGLYNRGYIIKYLQEKETSDEIYSIVIIDLDKFKHYNDTYGHNVGDHVLKLASKAMKDSLKSIENKSVLARYGGEEFIVVFDIQDKNDLFKAMEKIRNFITETDFSTEEYSLKATASLGGAIKEKDTSLRTFINKADQSLYSAKETGRNKSVILDF; encoded by the coding sequence ATGAATGATATTATCAAAGTAATAAACATATTAAATGAAATACCAGAACCATTTTCTGTAGACGGAATAATAAAAACTTTTGAAGCTAGTTCTAAAGATTTTATAAAAAGTTTTGCAATATATTTTCATAAAGATAATACTGCCGAATCAAGATTATGGTATGTATCGGAAAATAAATTGGTCATAAATGAAAAAGAAAATAATAGAGAATATATTTTATCTGCCAGAGGAAACAAATTCGGTTCTATAATAATAAATACGGATAAAAATAAAAATGATATATTAATACTTATTAATTATCTTTCAATAATATTATATAGCGAAAAATTGTCATTTTTAGCGAACAGAGATAAACTTACAGGGCTATACAATAGAGGATATATTATTAAATATCTGCAAGAAAAAGAAACTTCAGATGAAATATATTCTATAGTAATAATAGATTTAGATAAATTCAAACACTACAATGATACTTATGGTCATAATGTAGGTGATCATGTATTAAAATTAGCATCAAAAGCAATGAAGGATTCTTTAAAAAGCATAGAGAATAAATCTGTACTTGCAAGATATGGAGGAGAAGAATTTATTGTTGTATTTGATATACAAGATAAAAATGATCTTTTTAAAGCTATGGAAAAAATAAGAAACTTTATTACAGAAACTGATTTTTCTACTGAAGAGTATTCCCTTAAAGCAACAGCTTCTTTAGGCGGAGCAATAAAAGAAAAAGATACATCATTAAGAACATTTATAAATAAAGCGGATCAATCACTATATAGTGCAAAAGAAACAGGAAGAAATAAATCTGTTATATTAGATTTCTAG
- the flgB gene encoding flagellar basal body rod protein FlgB, with protein MNMFADTTYAKTMTVAKKLLNVYGLRAEVIADNIANVSTPNFKRSDVTFEYQLARALDSENYNGMEAKRTDSRHFPFNMPMDYKQVAPTITVDYDTSYRNDKNNVDIDKEMAEEAKNTLRYQMFTQIVNAQYREIRRMIGNA; from the coding sequence ATGAATATGTTTGCTGATACAACTTATGCTAAAACTATGACAGTAGCAAAAAAGCTTTTAAATGTTTACGGACTTAGAGCTGAGGTTATAGCAGATAATATAGCAAATGTATCTACTCCAAATTTCAAAAGAAGCGATGTAACTTTTGAATATCAGCTTGCAAGAGCTTTAGATAGTGAAAATTATAATGGTATGGAAGCTAAAAGAACAGATTCAAGACATTTTCCTTTTAATATGCCTATGGATTATAAACAGGTTGCACCTACTATTACAGTAGATTATGATACTAGCTATAGAAATGATAAAAATAATGTTGATATAGATAAAGAAATGGCAGAAGAAGCTAAAAATACTTTAAGATATCAAATGTTTACGCAAATAGTAAATGCTCAGTATAGAGAAATAAGAAGAATGATAGGCAATGCTTAA
- a CDS encoding Rpn family recombination-promoting nuclease/putative transposase, with amino-acid sequence MKNNTNIKKIKYFNPLNDYFIRYLFTDKGSSESILLDFINSIMLDSRMKTFKAVEILTPFNLKKNRNLKETIVDVKCITQNGSVVIIEIQLQGNSRFPERILYYWAANYSKLLKHGERYDELTPVISINLLNFNLDKTNNIHSCYMLYEMNNKKLLTDHLQIHIIELKKFKKNILTKDLNCWLKMFTSKNLEASMSEIVKEKPIMEEVQKKYNNFVKSRLMMMEYENKEAYLYGNQIMLDEERRLGIEEGIKKGKEEGIKENQILTAKNMKKENIDINIISKITGLSIEEIKNL; translated from the coding sequence ATGAAAAATAATACAAATATAAAAAAAATAAAATATTTCAATCCTTTGAACGATTATTTTATACGATACCTTTTTACTGACAAAGGAAGCAGCGAATCTATACTTTTAGATTTTATTAATTCTATAATGCTTGATTCTAGAATGAAAACTTTTAAAGCAGTAGAAATATTAACCCCATTTAATTTAAAGAAAAATAGAAATCTAAAAGAAACTATAGTCGATGTAAAATGTATTACCCAGAATGGCTCAGTTGTTATTATAGAAATTCAGCTTCAAGGTAATTCAAGGTTTCCAGAAAGAATACTTTATTATTGGGCAGCAAATTATAGTAAATTATTAAAGCATGGAGAAAGATATGATGAACTTACACCTGTAATAAGCATTAATTTACTCAATTTCAATTTAGACAAAACAAACAATATACATTCCTGCTATATGCTTTACGAGATGAATAACAAAAAACTTCTCACAGACCATTTGCAGATACATATAATAGAATTAAAAAAGTTTAAGAAAAACATATTAACTAAAGATTTAAATTGTTGGTTAAAAATGTTTACAAGCAAAAATTTGGAGGCTTCTATGTCTGAAATAGTAAAAGAAAAACCTATAATGGAAGAAGTACAAAAAAAATATAATAATTTTGTAAAAAGCAGATTGATGATGATGGAATATGAGAATAAAGAGGCTTATTTATATGGTAATCAAATAATGCTTGATGAAGAAAGAAGATTAGGTATTGAAGAAGGTATTAAAAAAGGAAAAGAAGAAGGTATTAAAGAAAATCAAATATTAACAGCTAAAAATATGAAAAAAGAAAATATAGACATTAATATTATAAGCAAAATAACAGGATTAAGTATAGAAGAAATAAAAAACTTGTGA
- a CDS encoding HAD family hydrolase, with protein sequence MMRVAYFDLDKTILNKDSIFPFMMFYLKKNPSSIMHYMALIPYFLLFCLKIIDNQSIKYRIAHIFKNIDIEFGDKIGKEFADEIVPKLYYKDALDEIKKLKNNGYTLIMVTASFEIYAKYIASNLGFDRCMGTELWTFRGKYTGYMYGKNCYGAAKRYRLFTEHFFPHHSNKNIAYSDSISDLPLFNFADTKVCVNPDKRLKEYALKNKDKGFTIVNWR encoded by the coding sequence ATGATGAGAGTTGCTTATTTTGATTTGGATAAAACTATATTAAATAAAGATTCTATATTTCCATTTATGATGTTCTATTTGAAAAAGAATCCTTCAAGTATAATGCATTATATGGCTTTGATACCTTATTTTTTATTATTTTGTTTAAAAATAATAGATAATCAAAGTATTAAGTACAGAATAGCTCATATATTCAAAAATATAGATATAGAATTCGGAGATAAAATAGGTAAAGAGTTTGCTGATGAAATTGTACCAAAATTATACTATAAAGATGCTTTAGATGAAATAAAAAAATTAAAAAATAATGGATATACATTAATTATGGTTACAGCAAGTTTTGAAATTTATGCTAAGTATATAGCATCAAATTTAGGCTTTGACAGATGTATGGGTACTGAATTATGGACTTTCAGGGGAAAATATACAGGATATATGTACGGTAAGAATTGTTATGGTGCTGCCAAAAGATACAGATTATTCACTGAGCATTTTTTCCCGCATCATAGCAATAAAAATATAGCGTATAGTGATTCTATAAGTGATTTACCTCTTTTTAATTTTGCCGACACTAAAGTATGCGTTAATCCTGATAAGAGATTAAAAGAGTATGCTTTAAAAAATAAAGATAAAGGTTTTACTATAGTTAATTGGAGATAG
- a CDS encoding HAD family hydrolase → MIKNIIFDLDGTLADSISDIYNCVNASLKHFNLKTISIEDTHKFVGNGAKLLIKRAVNKYSHNEKIEEEVYKYYIKYYEEHCVDSTKAYNGVYETLELLYNHNINMFVISNKPNKMAIKTVEKLNILKYFKAVIGDGIYSYRKPDVNIWYSLKKDYNLIEDETVMIGDGIPDYEFACNSSIKCLLVLYGITDKNILLELNNNYYLNSFNEIADYIINKKI, encoded by the coding sequence ATGATAAAAAATATAATATTCGATTTAGACGGAACTTTAGCAGATTCTATATCAGACATATATAATTGTGTTAATGCTTCATTAAAACATTTTAACTTAAAAACAATATCAATTGAAGATACTCATAAGTTTGTTGGAAACGGAGCAAAACTTCTTATCAAAAGAGCTGTTAATAAATACAGTCATAATGAGAAAATCGAAGAAGAAGTATATAAATACTATATAAAATACTATGAAGAACATTGTGTAGACAGTACTAAAGCATATAATGGAGTTTATGAAACTTTAGAATTATTATACAATCATAATATTAATATGTTTGTTATAAGCAATAAACCTAATAAAATGGCTATAAAAACTGTAGAAAAACTAAATATACTAAAATATTTCAAAGCAGTTATAGGAGACGGTATTTATTCATACAGAAAACCTGATGTAAATATATGGTACAGTTTGAAAAAAGATTATAATTTAATAGAAGATGAAACAGTTATGATTGGAGACGGAATACCGGATTATGAATTCGCATGTAATTCAAGTATAAAATGTTTGTTAGTCTTATACGGAATAACAGATAAAAATATTTTGTTAGAATTAAATAACAATTATTATTTAAATTCGTTCAATGAGATTGCCGATTATATAATTAACAAAAAAATTTAA
- a CDS encoding potassium/proton antiporter — translation MNISILLSSIIIILCIIVSKISTKVGVPSLLLFLVLGMIFGTDGLLKIEFDDYRVAEQLCTITLIFIMFYGGFGTNWKAAKPVANKAFLLSFIGTFITSMITGALCHYILKFGFFESFLIGSVIGSTDAASVFSILRSRNLNLKDGLASLLELESGSNDPMSYMLTVIFLGLIGKTLTSPLSILYMVFAQIVFALIVAALVSFLAYNMLRKFRFPVNGLDTIFTLAVALLSYSLSSIIGGNGYLTVYIVGIVLGNSNIKNKVTLVHFFDGVTGLMQMVLFFLLGLLSFPSRIFNVAPTAVYVALFVTFVARPIAVFSILTPFKISFKKQILVMWAGLRGAASIVFAIFVIVNNNSISYDIFHIVFVLAILSVLLQGTLLPFIAKKLDLVDSGENVLKTFNDYVDDSDMELIQVKIPNNHHWIGRPIMEIELPEDSIIVTIERGGDTIIPHGNTVIEKGDIVILNAKRTKYYDMSLREININSNHPWKNKELKDLNLPKNNLVVMIKREGGSVIPRGNTVIKDKDVVLIKDV, via the coding sequence ATGAATATATCAATACTGCTTTCTTCTATAATAATTATTCTTTGTATAATAGTGAGTAAAATTTCAACTAAGGTTGGAGTGCCGTCTCTTTTGCTTTTTCTAGTTTTGGGTATGATATTTGGTACTGACGGGCTTTTAAAAATAGAGTTCGACGATTATAGAGTTGCTGAACAATTATGTACTATAACATTGATATTCATAATGTTTTACGGCGGATTTGGTACAAATTGGAAAGCTGCAAAACCTGTTGCAAACAAGGCATTTCTTTTATCTTTTATAGGTACATTTATAACATCTATGATAACAGGTGCTTTATGTCATTATATTCTTAAATTTGGTTTTTTTGAAAGTTTTTTAATAGGTTCTGTTATAGGCTCAACAGATGCCGCTTCTGTATTCTCAATACTTCGTTCTAGAAATTTAAACCTTAAAGATGGTCTTGCTTCATTATTAGAGCTTGAAAGCGGAAGTAATGACCCTATGTCATATATGCTTACAGTTATATTTCTCGGACTTATAGGAAAAACTTTAACTAGTCCTCTTTCTATTTTGTATATGGTTTTTGCCCAGATAGTTTTTGCCTTGATAGTTGCAGCATTAGTATCATTTTTAGCTTATAATATGCTTAGGAAATTTAGATTTCCTGTAAACGGATTAGATACTATATTCACATTAGCGGTGGCACTTCTTTCATATTCTCTTTCTTCTATTATAGGCGGAAACGGGTATTTAACAGTTTATATAGTAGGAATAGTATTAGGAAATAGCAATATTAAGAATAAAGTTACTTTGGTTCATTTCTTTGACGGAGTTACAGGACTTATGCAGATGGTTCTATTTTTCTTGTTAGGACTTTTATCATTTCCTTCAAGAATATTCAATGTGGCTCCTACAGCTGTATATGTAGCGTTATTTGTGACATTTGTAGCAAGACCAATTGCCGTATTTTCTATATTAACACCATTTAAAATTTCATTTAAAAAACAGATTCTTGTTATGTGGGCTGGACTTAGAGGGGCAGCTTCTATTGTATTTGCAATATTTGTAATAGTTAATAATAATTCTATAAGCTATGATATATTTCACATAGTATTTGTACTAGCAATTTTATCTGTACTGCTTCAAGGTACGCTCCTTCCTTTCATAGCCAAAAAGCTGGATCTTGTAGATTCTGGAGAAAATGTACTTAAAACTTTCAATGACTATGTAGATGATTCGGATATGGAGCTTATACAGGTAAAAATACCAAATAATCACCATTGGATTGGAAGACCTATTATGGAAATAGAGCTTCCGGAAGATTCGATTATAGTAACAATAGAAAGGGGAGGGGACACTATTATTCCTCATGGAAATACAGTTATTGAAAAAGGGGATATTGTCATACTTAATGCTAAAAGAACAAAATATTATGATATGAGTTTAAGAGAAATAAATATTAACAGTAATCACCCTTGGAAAAACAAGGAATTAAAGGATTTAAATCTTCCTAAAAATAATTTGGTAGTTATGATAAAAAGAGAAGGTGGAAGTGTTATTCCTAGGGGAAATACAGTTATTAAAGATAAGGATGTCGTTTTAATTAAAGATGTATAA
- the fliE gene encoding flagellar hook-basal body complex protein FliE, with protein MNINSVMNSYSASTKTGNVGDNYGFILKTRDPRHYGPAQQLRRSSSNDLISNFGTMLSDAIDAVNQKQVDRDNIIVQAGIRPDQVDVSDVMNAIAEAELSLSFTKAVIDRAVRAYQEVTTYR; from the coding sequence ATGAATATTAATAGTGTAATGAACTCTTATAGTGCTAGTACAAAAACAGGAAATGTCGGCGATAATTACGGATTTATACTTAAAACTAGAGATCCAAGACATTACGGACCTGCTCAGCAGTTAAGAAGAAGTTCAAGCAATGATTTAATAAGTAATTTTGGTACAATGTTAAGCGATGCTATTGATGCTGTTAATCAGAAACAGGTTGACAGAGACAATATAATAGTTCAGGCTGGTATAAGACCGGATCAGGTTGATGTATCCGATGTGATGAATGCCATTGCTGAAGCTGAATTATCTCTTAGCTTTACAAAGGCTGTAATTGACAGAGCGGTTAGAGCTTATCAAGAAGTAACTACTTATAGATAA
- a CDS encoding ankyrin repeat domain-containing protein — protein MKNFISIISIFVLMISIISCGGGNKEIAENTQTNQTETNKVYVNPTTTNQNNNTNINISIDTTKYTNEYIQGTELDPMPTGYKKIDEILNEHKYKAPIYEISKLISEEGLEGKITETTNFGDKYIYKDSTPLFLAVQFGYNDLAKELIKEGADVNARANDMETETEGGLDMLYYAVRNNNPEMTKILIDKGLDKNRDYGYEYSTYLTDIAIGNNNLDILKLLVKRGDSKETLIPEAVRENNIEMVKYLLSIGQDIDAQIFFDGFWVDSPLKVAAENGYVEMAKFLIDEGANLNSADDYMLYAYNNYDITKLLVDNDVFNLNTNTTKEEAIKLVQDGKYYEIEKLLLSEDSNNIDGYDELMNAISKGDMKALEKLIKDDTDLNKQYDKITPLGLAAARNDKEMVKFLVEKGADINLEDGYGYTPLIIAMKYSNIGLAKDIIDLKPDLNAICSATGDTPLTYLVDKVKFGSDICYYLIKNGADVNKKNNNGDTPLIVSVQNFILSYGMLGVLINMGADYNIKNKEGKTAMDIVIEKDDKAALHHLNNPDNLEYYLTI, from the coding sequence ATGAAAAATTTTATTTCTATTATTTCTATTTTTGTTTTAATGATCTCTATAATTTCATGCGGAGGCGGAAACAAAGAAATAGCAGAAAATACACAAACTAATCAAACAGAAACTAATAAAGTATATGTTAATCCAACAACTACAAATCAAAATAATAATACAAATATCAATATTAGCATTGATACAACTAAATATACTAATGAATATATTCAAGGCACAGAATTAGACCCTATGCCTACAGGATATAAAAAAATAGATGAAATACTTAATGAACATAAATATAAAGCACCAATATACGAAATATCAAAACTAATATCAGAGGAAGGACTAGAAGGAAAAATTACTGAAACGACAAATTTTGGTGATAAATACATATATAAAGATTCTACTCCTTTATTTTTGGCAGTACAATTCGGATACAATGATTTAGCAAAAGAGCTTATAAAAGAAGGTGCTGATGTTAATGCCAGAGCAAACGATATGGAAACAGAAACAGAAGGCGGCCTTGATATGCTTTACTATGCTGTTAGAAATAATAATCCTGAAATGACTAAAATCTTAATTGATAAAGGACTTGATAAAAATAGAGATTATGGTTATGAATATTCTACTTATTTGACAGATATTGCTATTGGCAACAACAATCTTGATATACTTAAACTTCTTGTAAAAAGAGGAGATTCAAAAGAAACTTTAATTCCAGAAGCAGTACGAGAAAATAATATAGAAATGGTTAAATATTTATTATCTATAGGACAAGATATAGATGCTCAGATATTTTTTGACGGTTTTTGGGTTGATTCTCCTTTGAAAGTAGCTGCTGAAAACGGCTATGTAGAAATGGCTAAATTTTTAATTGATGAAGGAGCAAATTTAAACTCAGCTGATGATTATATGCTTTATGCATATAATAATTATGATATAACTAAATTATTAGTAGATAATGATGTTTTTAATCTTAATACTAATACTACTAAAGAAGAAGCTATAAAATTAGTACAAGACGGCAAATATTATGAAATAGAAAAATTATTATTAAGTGAAGATTCAAATAATATAGACGGATATGATGAATTAATGAATGCTATATCTAAAGGTGATATGAAAGCATTAGAAAAACTTATAAAAGATGATACTGATTTAAATAAACAATATGATAAGATTACGCCTCTTGGCTTAGCTGCTGCTAGAAATGATAAAGAAATGGTTAAATTTTTAGTAGAGAAAGGTGCTGATATAAATTTAGAAGACGGATATGGATATACTCCTTTAATAATAGCAATGAAGTATAGTAATATTGGTTTAGCTAAAGATATTATTGATTTGAAGCCGGATTTAAATGCTATATGTTCAGCAACAGGAGATACTCCTTTAACATATTTAGTAGATAAAGTGAAATTTGGATCAGATATTTGTTATTATTTGATAAAAAATGGTGCTGATGTAAATAAAAAAAATAATAACGGAGATACTCCATTAATAGTTTCCGTACAAAATTTTATTTTAAGTTATGGTATGTTAGGAGTTCTTATAAATATGGGTGCTGATTATAACATTAAAAACAAAGAAGGAAAAACAGCTATGGATATTGTTATAGAAAAAGATGACAAAGCAGCACTTCATCATTTAAATAATCCTGACAATTTAGAATACTATCTTACTATATAA
- the def gene encoding peptide deformylase produces MLRKLVIYGDERLQKVSEKIEKIDDEILTLIDDMFETMYKEKGVGLAAVQVGILKRLIVISVPDFDDETKPDFKLALINPEIIWHGEEKEILEEGCLSFPEIRDDVARYTQIKVKYLDKEGNEQILDAENYIAKVLQHEIDHTNGISFIDRLESYQKRRLKRELKELRNNTVREIKKIQNREMLKNS; encoded by the coding sequence ATGCTAAGAAAATTAGTAATATACGGAGATGAAAGACTGCAGAAAGTATCAGAAAAAATAGAAAAAATAGATGATGAAATACTCACTTTAATAGATGATATGTTTGAAACTATGTATAAAGAGAAAGGGGTCGGACTTGCTGCGGTTCAGGTAGGAATATTAAAAAGACTTATAGTTATATCTGTACCTGATTTTGATGATGAAACAAAGCCTGATTTTAAATTGGCTTTAATAAATCCGGAAATAATATGGCATGGAGAAGAAAAAGAAATTTTAGAGGAAGGATGCCTTTCATTTCCTGAAATAAGAGATGATGTTGCAAGATATACTCAAATTAAAGTAAAATATTTGGACAAAGAAGGCAATGAACAGATACTTGATGCTGAAAATTACATAGCTAAAGTACTTCAGCATGAAATAGATCATACAAACGGCATATCATTTATAGACAGATTAGAATCATATCAAAAAAGAAGATTGAAAAGAGAATTAAAAGAACTTAGAAATAATACTGTTAGAGAAATAAAAAAAATACAAAACAGGGAAATGTTAAAAAATAGCTGA
- a CDS encoding M23 family metallopeptidase, whose translation MKNNKFKYTKIRKNNNIFSHIEDILFKIKSQFTKSNSIQRIRTTYVHSTRYTGKKNNIFISIIKKFSLAAASLSLFMILSNFLIMNIRHTSNAAILPKDKMPTSAAYSKVLDEISPEEVSYNTSSISEVPTVTSAVTLENATDIFYNSITSDNTLVGDGTIGMKYDEYIIEEGDNLTTISRKIGANLDTLVSVNKISNANRLRPGQKIVIPNRNGLLYTIKKDESLEDIAERYDVSLNRVLSFNKISNPNDIKVGEDIFLPGAKYTLDERIDKFGQMFSLPTTITRISSVFGYRVHPITGVRTKHMGVDIPGRLNTPVYAARKGKVIFAGYSGGYGNLVIVRHDKGYTTYYGHLNSITTRAGATVGVGVMIGRMGSTGRSTGSHLHFEVRRNGVALNPADFIPIKKFLRGRR comes from the coding sequence ATGAAAAATAACAAATTTAAGTACACCAAAATTCGCAAAAATAATAATATTTTTTCGCATATAGAAGATATATTATTTAAAATCAAATCTCAATTTACTAAATCAAATAGTATTCAAAGAATAAGAACAACTTATGTTCATTCTACAAGATATACAGGTAAAAAAAATAATATTTTCATATCAATAATCAAAAAATTTTCATTAGCTGCAGCATCGCTATCATTATTTATGATTTTATCTAACTTTTTAATAATGAATATACGCCATACTTCCAATGCGGCAATTCTTCCTAAAGATAAAATGCCTACTAGTGCAGCATATTCTAAAGTATTAGATGAAATATCTCCTGAAGAAGTAAGTTATAATACTTCAAGTATATCTGAAGTTCCTACTGTAACATCAGCAGTAACCCTAGAAAATGCTACAGATATATTTTACAACTCTATAACCTCAGATAACACTTTAGTCGGAGACGGCACTATAGGGATGAAATATGATGAATATATCATAGAAGAAGGAGACAATCTAACAACAATATCAAGAAAAATAGGTGCTAATTTGGATACATTAGTAAGTGTAAATAAAATAAGCAATGCAAATAGATTAAGACCCGGACAAAAAATTGTTATACCTAATCGTAACGGATTATTATATACAATAAAAAAAGATGAATCTCTAGAAGATATTGCTGAAAGATATGATGTATCATTAAATAGAGTTCTTTCCTTTAATAAAATAAGCAATCCTAATGATATTAAAGTGGGAGAAGATATATTTTTACCGGGAGCTAAATATACTTTAGATGAAAGAATAGATAAATTCGGACAAATGTTTAGCCTTCCTACAACCATCACTAGAATAAGCAGTGTATTCGGATATAGAGTTCACCCTATTACAGGAGTTAGAACTAAACATATGGGTGTTGATATACCGGGAAGACTTAATACCCCTGTATATGCCGCCAGAAAAGGAAAAGTAATATTTGCAGGATACAGCGGCGGTTATGGTAACTTGGTAATAGTTCGTCATGATAAAGGATATACAACATATTACGGACACCTTAACTCTATAACTACAAGAGCAGGTGCTACTGTAGGTGTTGGTGTTATGATAGGAAGAATGGGAAGTACAGGAAGATCTACAGGAAGTCATTTACATTTTGAAGTTAGAAGAAATGGCGTGGCACTTAATCCTGCTGATTTTATACCTATAAAGAAATTCCTAAGAGGAAGAAGATAA
- the flgC gene encoding flagellar basal body rod protein FlgC — protein MGIFSIINTSGSGLTAQRTRLDVIADNIANVNTTRTTEGGAFRRSRVIFKPRDDGNKYRSPFLPEALQPNVGTGVRVFSIEKDMETATRFVYDPSHPDAIKYGEKAGYVEMPNVNPVTEMVDMMEASRAYEANSTMIQSAKTMFGSALNIIRY, from the coding sequence ATGGGAATATTTTCAATTATTAATACATCAGGAAGCGGTTTAACTGCTCAAAGAACTAGACTTGATGTTATAGCAGATAATATAGCAAATGTTAATACAACACGCACAACAGAAGGCGGAGCTTTTAGAAGAAGCAGAGTAATATTCAAGCCTAGAGATGATGGCAACAAATACAGAAGTCCATTTTTACCAGAGGCTTTGCAGCCTAATGTTGGCACAGGCGTAAGGGTATTCAGCATAGAAAAGGATATGGAAACTGCAACTAGGTTTGTATATGATCCTTCTCACCCTGATGCTATTAAATACGGTGAAAAAGCCGGATATGTAGAAATGCCTAATGTTAACCCTGTTACAGAGATGGTTGATATGATGGAGGCTTCAAGAGCTTATGAGGCAAACTCTACTATGATTCAGTCTGCTAAAACTATGTTTGGAAGTGCTTTGAATATAATTAGATATTAA